One segment of Triticum aestivum cultivar Chinese Spring chromosome 2A, IWGSC CS RefSeq v2.1, whole genome shotgun sequence DNA contains the following:
- the LOC123185375 gene encoding uncharacterized protein, protein MSPVAPSPSSVFPSLCISSLPRRCLRAENSSPAFPASSKWGFSASPPGSNHLRVIRAANPATLAPGSSRRCPPDLRLFRDPAEAAPSSIAALYRCVQLIQWLPSASFVPASARVCARAARLGAPGSFRLPSQPRARIAMAAGLCFPASLSHLCQILLGSCGMLQTGLCVFFSSSSEISFIPGIFYFVKKKPKLHAFNISPTVHPN, encoded by the exons ATGAGCCCCGtcgcgccctctccttcctccgtTTTTCCTTCTCTCTGTATCTCATCTCTCCCTCGTCGCTGTCTCCGTGCAGAAAACTCGTCGCCGGCCTTCCCTGCCTCGTCCAAGTGGGGTTTCAGTGCCTCGCCGCCCGGATCCAACCATCTCCGCGTCATCCGCGCCGCCAACCCTGCCACGCTCGCGCCCGGGTCCAGCCGCCGCTGCCCTCCCGACCTTCGTCTGTTCCGCGATCCTGCTGAAGCCGCACCAAGTTCTATTGCTGCTCTGTATCGCTGCGTGCAGCTGATCCAGTGGCTCCCCAGCGCCTCGTTCGTCCCTGCCAGCGCCCGCGTGTGCGCAAGGGCCGCAAGGCTAGGGGCGCCCGGCTCCTTCCGCTTACCTAGCCAGCCAAGGGCCAGaatcgccatggccgccggcctCTGTTTTCCCGCT TCACTCAGCCACTTGTGCCAAATCCTCTTGGGCAGCTGCGGTATGCTGCAAACCGGCCTGTGCGTGTTTTTTTCCAGTTCCAGCGAAATTAGCTTTATTCCTGGGATTTTCTATTTTGTTAAAAAAAaacctaaacttcatgcatttaatatctcaccaaccgtgcatccaaattga